A stretch of DNA from Halobaculum sp. XH14:
TGATCCGATCCGGCCGATTCGCCCCCGGGTAACCCGCGTTCCCGTTCGGAAGGGTGTGCCAAACGGCGGGACTGCGACGTGTTGACGCACATTAACAAAGGTCGTCTCCCCACCACCGTCGCTCATGCGAGTTCGACACGTGAAGTCGTCGACCGTGATCGTCGAGGACGGGGACACGTCCGTCCTGTGTGACCCGTGGCTGCTCGACGGAGCGTTCTACGGCTCCTGGGTCCACTACCCGCCGCCGGCGATCGAACCCGAGGACGTCGACGTCGACTACATCTACGTCTCCCACATCCACCCGGACCACTTCCACCGGGAGACGATGGAGCGGCTCGACACCGACACGCCGGTGCTCATCCACGACTACGCGACCGACTTCCTCAAGCAGAACATCGAGCGCCTCGGCTTCGAGACGGTCGAACTCCCGCACGCCGAGCGCACCCACCTGAAGGGCGACCTCCACATCAACGTCCTCGGGGCCGACAACTGCGACCCTGAGGTCTGTGGCAGCTACTTCGGCTGCGGCTGGTGGATGGAGGGCGCGTCCGACCGGACCACCGACGGCTCGACCCAGATCGACTCGATGGGCGTCTTCGACGACGGCGAGTCGGTGCTGGTCAACGCCAACGACTGCCGCTGGCCGCTCTCCGAGCAGGCCTGCATGACGGTGAACGAGCAGTACGGCGAGATCGACATGCTGCTCATGCAGTACTCGGCGGCGAACTTCTACCCGCAGTGCATGGACGACTACACGCCCGAGGAGAAGCGCGAGGCCCGCGAGGAGGTCATCGAGGAGATGTACCGGGACGCCGAGGGGTTCATCAACGTCCTCGAACCGAAACACGTCATGCCGTTCGCGGGGAGCTACACGCTCTCGGGGTCGCTCACGCACCTCAACCAGTACGTCGCCTCGCCCAGCCGACAGGAGGCGTACGAGCACTTCTCGACGAGCGACACCGTCGAGCCGGACCACACCGAACCGGTGCTGGTCAACAGCGACGAGTGGGTCGACGTGAAGACCGGCGAGCAGTCCGCCCCGTACACGCCGGTCGATCCGACGGAGAAGATCCAGTACATCCAGGACGAGCTCTCGACGGTCTCGTTCCCGCACGAGAGCGACGAGATGCCCACCGTCTCCGAGTTCGAGGAGGTGCTCGACCAGGCCTACGAGCACTTCGACGCGAAGCGGCGCGACATCAACTGGGAGAGCGACACGACCGTCCTCCTCGAACTCGTCGACGACCGGGTCGCCTCGCTCTCGATGGCTGGCGAGGGCTGGGAGATCGTTTCCGAGCGCGAGGCCAGGCAGGTCGAGGACTACGTCCGGATGAACGTGGATCCCCGCCTGCTCTACCGCATCCTCAGGGGGCCCCAGTACGCCCACTTCAACAACGCCCAGATCGGCTCGCACATCGGCTTCGAGAAGGAGCCCGACGTCTACGAGCGGCCGCTCTACTACTCGATGAGCTTCCTGCACGCCTGACCGGCACCGTCGACCCCGTTCGGCCGGCGGGACGACACGCCACCGTCCCGCCGCGACCCCCCACGCTCCCCCGTGTATCCTGCCTATAACAATGTCCGCGTCACTACTCCACCAACCCGACTCGATGATGTGTTCGACGGGACCCGAGGGTTCGTGTGGCCGACAGGGAGGCTCCCGACGCGGGGGGGCGACACCCCCAGCGACGGTCGCGTGTCGGCGACTCGCCGACCGCGGACCGGGCGCGGGGCGCGTCCGGCGGAGCGACGGCCCGCGTCGGCGCGGACGCGGGGGCCGGGACCGATGACCACCCACAGCGCCACCGAGGCGGCGACCCGGCGGTTCCCGGCCGACGTGCCCCTCGTCGTGCTCTACGCCGCGGCCGTGACGGGGCTCGTGATCTCCGGGCCGTCGCTGTTCGCCGGCCCGCTCCGCGTCGTCGTCTCGCTCCCGCTGCTCGTGTTCCTGCCGGGCTACGCGATCCTCGCGGTGCTGTACCCCGGACGGCCGACCGACGCCTCGACGGGCGGGGCGGTGAACGACCGGTCGGCCCTGCTCGACCGGGAGGGGCTCCCCTGGGGAGAGCGCGCGGCCGTCTCCTTCGCCGCGAGCCTCGCACTGTTGCCGCTGCTCGCCGTGCTGCTCGCGGTCGCGCGGGT
This window harbors:
- a CDS encoding MBL fold metallo-hydrolase, yielding MKSSTVIVEDGDTSVLCDPWLLDGAFYGSWVHYPPPAIEPEDVDVDYIYVSHIHPDHFHRETMERLDTDTPVLIHDYATDFLKQNIERLGFETVELPHAERTHLKGDLHINVLGADNCDPEVCGSYFGCGWWMEGASDRTTDGSTQIDSMGVFDDGESVLVNANDCRWPLSEQACMTVNEQYGEIDMLLMQYSAANFYPQCMDDYTPEEKREAREEVIEEMYRDAEGFINVLEPKHVMPFAGSYTLSGSLTHLNQYVASPSRQEAYEHFSTSDTVEPDHTEPVLVNSDEWVDVKTGEQSAPYTPVDPTEKIQYIQDELSTVSFPHESDEMPTVSEFEEVLDQAYEHFDAKRRDINWESDTTVLLELVDDRVASLSMAGEGWEIVSEREARQVEDYVRMNVDPRLLYRILRGPQYAHFNNAQIGSHIGFEKEPDVYERPLYYSMSFLHA